CGCCCCGGCGATGACTGGGTTGGACGAACGTCGCCACTGGAGTTGTGAAGGCGGTGCCCACTGGTGGCACCTAGGCCTTGGCTGGGGGCTCCAGCTCGCCGCCCTTCAGGCCCAGCGACGTGGAGATGAAACGGCTTGGCTGGAGATCCGCCGCAGCCTGGAGGAGAAGCGCTATCTGCGGGACGGGCTTTCACTGCTGCGACGCCATGACCCCGAAGGCATGGCCTTGCGCTGGTTGCAAAGCGACCCCAACAACGATCAGCAGTGGATGGTTCATCGCCCACCGGAGAGCTGGCTTCAACGGCCAATGCTTTTGATCGGTGGATGGTGGGATCCGCATTTGGTGGGCCTTTTGGACCTCTGGCATCGCAGCAAGGTCGCCGGCGGTCAGCCATCTCTTCACATTGGGCCGGCCTCTCACCTGGAGTGGTGGCCGGAAACCCAACACCTGATGCTGCAGTTTTTCCAACAGCATCTGCAGAACCGCCTCCCGCAGGAGCCGAAGCCCAGCCACCAGCTCTGGAACATCACACAGCACCAGTGGGACGCGATCCCCGCAGCTGGCACCAGCGGGCCGGCGTCATGGGTACTGAGCAGCCATGGACTGGCCTGCATCGATCCAAGCGACGGTGCCCTCGTGGCGTATGGGAAAGGAGAGGGAAGCGTGGTCATCGTGCATGACCCCTGGCGACCGGTCCCGGCCATCGGTGGACACCTTGGGATAACCCCTGGCCCCGCGGACCGCATGACCGTCGATCAACGCAGCGACGTCACGACATTCACCTCTGCACCCCTGGTTGATGAGCTTCTGCTGTCGGGTCAACCGTTGCTGCTGCTGACCGCCGAGGCGGACCAGCCCGGATTTGATCTCTGTATCAGCCTGTCGCGCCTGCCTGCAGAAGCCAACCGCGTTGAACAACTGAGCACGGGAATCGTCCGGGTTCGAGGAGAGGAGGCGTTGCAGCCGGCCAGGCGCAGCGTGACCCTCCAGCCGCTGCACGCGACCCTGGCCAAAGGTGATCGACTGCGGATCTCCGTTGCCGCAGCAGCTTGGCCCGCTATTGGCGTCAACCCTGGCCACGACGCCGTGCCCTGCGGAGCACCAAGCCCAGAGCATCGTGTGGTGACGCTGACCCTGGAACTTGCTGACTCCACCCTGCAGCTGAACCCCTTTGATTCCGGAAGACTGACGCTCGACTGATCGTTTGTGCTTTGAAGCTCTCCGCTGCCCTGCTGGCCATCGCTGTGTCAGCTCCCATGGGGTTGATCAGTCCCGCAGCAGCGGAGCAACTAACCAGAACCGAACTCAGTCCTGCCTAAGCAACAGCGGCGGCTGAACTGCTGCTGGAGGCGCTCAAAAACCGCCAAGGAGACGTGATGCATGACGCTCTCGCCGCACCGGTTCAGGCCAGTGTTGATGTGAAGAGCGTCCAGGCACGCCTGGACCAACGCGTGGCCATTGATGCAACCCGCGTCGTCAGTGCGATCCCTGGCTACAACATGACAACCGTTGATGCTGTGGTGACCACTGCATCCGGTGATGAAGGGATGCTGATGGTGCTGGATGAGGACGGCAAGCTGCTCGCCTGGAAGTGGGCCCACCAGACAAGCCGATCGAGACAACGGCCCTCGACTTCACCCTCGACCTAGCGGCAGGACGCTGGGTAGCAGCGCGATCCAAGATCTCCCTGCAGCTACAGGAAGAGTTGGCCCCGGCGCCCTGGCACGCAAATCGACCAAGCTCAGCAAGGTGTCAGGCGGTTTCCGCAAGGTGAAAGAAGCCGTGATCGCCCATCAAGAAGGCGATCAGCAGCTCTTGCTGGTGGCAGTTGCCTTCGGCAAGGCCACAACCAACCTGTTTGTGATCTTTGACGAAAGCAGTCGGATCATCAACGTCGACATTTCCCGAGACTTCGTCTGATCATCAAAGGATCTGTTTCGTAAATCAGGCTTAACATCGCGGCCAATTCTCAGATCTCCCATGGGTGTCGCCGCAGTCCTCGACTGGATGGTGCAGGACGGCGAACGGTTGGCGACTTGTCGCCATGATCACCCGTTTGCAGTACTTGGTCCTCAACCCTCACACCAGGGTTGGACCGTGCGGATGTGGATGCCGGAAGCCCAAATGGTCACCCTTCTTCAGGGTGGCGAAGAGATCGCCATGACCACCCCGAACCACCCCTGGGTGTTCGAGGCACAGCTGAACAGAGATCCTGGCTGCACCTACAAGGTCAGGGTTGAGCGGGGGGGGATCGTGCACGAACAACACGACCCCTGGGCCTTCCGCGGGGAATGGATGGGTGAGATGGATCGCCACCTATTTGCCGAAGGCAACCATCACCACATCTGGCAAAAGATGGGTGCCCACCTCACCGAGCGTGATGGATTCAAGGGTGTGATGTTCTGCCTTTGGGCTCCCAACGCTCTCACCGTCTCCGTTATTGGAGATCTGAATTCGTGGGACGGACGTCACCACCCCATGCAGAAGCGTCTTGGGGGCATCTGGGAACTGTTCATTCCCGGACTCGAGGAGGGACATCTCTATAAATACGAAATCCGTACCCAGGACGGCCACTGTTACCAAAAGGCTGATCCTTACGGTTTCCAGCACGAGGTTCGCCCGGACAACAGCTCCGTAGTGGCTTGCCTGGGCGGATTCCAATGGTCCGATCAGGGCTGGATGCAGAAGCGCGACAGCAGCAACGCACTCGATCAACCGATCTCGGTGTATGAAATGCACCTAGGCAGCTGGATCCACGCCTCAGCCGAAGAGCCCTGGATTCAACCCGACGGAACCCCACGCCCGCCTGTCCCTGCAGCGGAGATGAAGCCAGGCGCTCGGCTGCTCACCTACGCCGAACTCGCCGATCGCCTGATTCCTTATGTGAAGGAAAGGGGATTTAGCCACATCGAGGTGATGCCGATCACCGAACACCCCTTCGATGGCTCCTGGGGCTATCAGGTTACGGGTTGGTATGCCCCCACCAGCCGCTACGGAACGCCCGATGAATTCCGGGCCTTCGTGGATCGCTGCCACGCCGAAGGCATCGGCGTGATCATCGACTGGGTTCCGGGCCATTTTCCTAAAGATGCCCATGGCTTGGCCTTCTTTGATGGCGCACACCTTTACGAACACAGTGATCCCCGAATCGGGGAACACAAGGAATGGGGAACGCTGATCTTCAATTACAGCCGCAACGAGGTTCGTAACTTCCTTGTTGCCAATCTGATCTTCTGGTTCGAGCAGTTCCACATCGATGGCATCCGAGTAGATGCCGTCGCCTCGATGCTTTACCGCGACTACCTGCGTCCCGATGGGGAATGGATCCCCAACGAGAACGGTGGCCGAGAGAACACGGAAGCTGTGCGCTTCCTGCAACAGGCCAACCACGTGCTGTTCCAGCACTTCCCAGGAGCCCTCTCGATCGCGGAGGAATCAACAACCTGGCCAATGGTGACGCAGCCCACTGACAGCGGCGGCCTCGGATTCAACCTCAAATGGAACATGGGTTGGATGCACGACATGCTCGATTACTTCGAGCTGGACCCGTGGTTCCGTCAGTTCCACCAGAACAACATCACCTTCTCTATTTGGTACACCTACACCGAGAACTTCATGCTGGCCCTGAGCCACGATGAAGTGGTGCACGGCAAAAGCCATCTCCTGCACAAGATGCCCGGAGATGACTGGCAGAAGTACGCCAACACCCGGGCGTTGCTCTCATACATGTGGACGCACCCCGGCAAGAAGACGATCTTCATGGGGATGGAATTCGGCCAGCGCGCTGAATGGAATGTTTGGGGGGATTTGCAGTGGGATCTGCTCAACTACGAGCCCCACAAGGGCATCCAGCGGTTGGTGGATGACCTCAACGTTCTTTACAAGGCAGAACCGGCCCTCTGGCGGGACGACTTTGTCCAGTTCGGCTTCCAGTGGATCGATTGCAACGACAACCGCCACTCCGTGATCAGCTTCATGCGTCGGGAGAGTGCCAGCGGCACCTGGCTGGTGGTTGTGGCGAACTTCACGCCCCAAAGCCACTCCCACTACCGCGTGGGCGTTCCTCTATCCGGCTTCTACGAGGAAATCTTCAACTCCGATGCAGCCAAGTACGGCGGAAGCAACCTCGGCAACATGGGCGGCAAACCAACAGACGAGTGGGGCATCCACGGCTACGAGAACTCCCTGGACCTCTGCCTGCCGCCGCTGAGCCTGATGGTGTTCAAGCACGACCCGAAACGCAGCCTTAGCAGCAGCGAGACGGACAACATCGTGTGACGAACGTGATGACAAAGAGGGGGTAAAGCTCTAGCCAAGGCCTCGATTCGGGTAGGTTTCCGGCTGACCTGACCGGGCTTGATGAGCGACTCTTTACCCCTGCTCCTGCGTGCTGCGCGCGGTGAATCGGTGGAGCGTCCTCCGGTGTGGATGATGCGCCAGGCCGGTCGCTACATGAAGATCTACCGGGACCTGCGGGACAAATACCCCAGCTTCCGCGAGCGTTCTGAAAACCCTGATCTCTCCTATGAGATCTCCATGCAGCCGTTCAACGCCTTCAAGCCCGATGGCGTGATCCTGTTCTCCGACATCCTCACGCCCCTGCCGGGTATGGGAATCGATTTCGACATCATCGAGAGCAAAGGCCCCCAGATCGGTGATCCAATCCGGAGCATGGCCCAGGTGGATGCTCTGCGCCCGCTGAACCCCGCCGAGTCGATGCCCTTTGTGGGCGAGGTGCTGGGTCGCCTCCGCCAAAGCGTTGGCAACGAAGCAGCTGTCCTCGGATTCGTTGGTGCCCCCTGGACCTTGGCTGCCTACGTGGTGGAGGGCAAGAGCAGCAAGAACTACGCGGTGATCAAGGCCATGGCCTTCCGCGAACCCGAGATCCTGCACAAGTTGCTCGACCACTTCGCAGAGTCGATCGCTAATTACCTGCGTTATCAGATTGATTCCGGCGCCCAAGTGGTGCAAATGTTTGATTCGTGGGCTGGTCAACTGAGCCCGGCGGACTACGACACCTTTGCTGCGCCCTATCAGAGAAAGGTGGTGGATCTGGTCAAGCAGACGCACCCCGACACCCCCTTCATCCTCTACATCTCAGGCAGTGCCGGCGTGATCGAGCGGATGGCCAACACTGGTGTTGACATCATTTCTCTGGATTGGACCGTGGACATGGCCGAAGCCCTGGCACGTCTGCCAGAGCACATCGGTGTTCAGGGCAATGTCGATCCCGGCCTGCTGTTCGGCACCCCAGAGGCGATTGAGGCTCGCATTGATGACTGCGTGCGCAAGGCCCGCGGCCGGAAGCACATCCTCAACCTCGGCCATGGAATCCTGCCGGGTACTCCAGAAGAGAACGGTGAAGCCTTCTTCCGGTCCGGCAAGAGCGTGATGGACCGTCTCGGGGCCGCCGTTTGACCCGCATCCTTGTGACCGGCGCCAGCGGATGCGTCGGTCAGTATGTCTCCCGCTGGCTGCTGGACCACTCCGATGCGGAGCTGCTGCTCTGGCTGAGAGACCCCGCCAAACTCACCGCTGTTCCAGCAGACCATCCCCGTATCCGCCTCTTGGTGGGAGACCTGCGGGACACCGACCGTTTTGCCCACGAGCTGGCATCGGTGAACCGGGTAATTCACACCGCCACGGCCTGGGGTGACCCCGAGCGGGCCGAACAGGTGAATGTGGTGGCGGTGAAAAAGATGCTGGCTCTTCTGGATCCCAGCAAGCTGGAGCAGATCATTTATTTCTCAACAGCCAGCGTGCTTGATCGGCACCTGCGCCCCCTGCCTGAAGCTCTTGCCTACGGCACGGAATACATCCAAACCAAGGCTCGCTGCCTCAGGGATCTTGAGCGGCACCCCCTGGCCAGCAAAGTCGTCGCGGTGTTTCCCACCTTGGTGTTCGGCGGACGGGTTGACGGCACCAGCCCCTTCCCCACCAGTTACCTCACAGAGGGCTTGGCTGAAGCCAGCCGTTGGCTCTGGCTGGCCCGTTGGCTTCGGGTGGATGCGAGCTTCCACTTCATCCATGCCGAAGACATCGCCCGCATCTGTGGTTTGTTTGCCACACGCCCCCATGAACCGAACCGTGAACCCGGGCAAGGCGCCCTGCGCCGAGTGGTGATGGGGCAACCAGCGATCTCGGTGATCGACACCGTGAAAACTCTCTGCCGCTGGCGCGGTGTGGCCCGAACCCCCGGCATTCCGCTCTGGCCATGGCTGATCGAGACCCTGATCCGGGTTCTGCCGATCGAAGTGAATGACTGGGACCGGTTCAGCATTCGACAACGCCACTTCATTCACGACCCGGTGACGCAGCCGGAACGTTTTGGTGGCTGCAGCCATGCCCCTGACTTGGCAACAGTTCTTAGCGATTCCGGCCTACCCAATCGCGGAACCCCCAGACCCGCGCGTAAGGTCATTGCATCGACCTAGCACTTTCATGCGCTCCGTCATCCGCACCATTGCAGCTGCATGCTGCGCGTTCCTGATGCTGATCGGCCTCAACGTCGGCAGTGCTCAAGCCGCCACCGTTGAAGTGAAACTCGGCATCGACGGCGGCATGCTCGCCTTTGAGCCCGCCACCGTGAACATCAATGCCGGCGACACCGTCAAGTTCGTCAACAACAAACTGGCTCCTCACAACGCGGTTTTCGAGGGCCACGACGAGTACAGCCACTCTGATCTTGCCTTCAACCCTGGCGAAGCTTGGGAAGAAACCTTCGCAACCGCTGGCACCTACGACTTCTATTGCGAGCCCCACCGCGGTGCTGGCATGGTTGGCAAGGTGATCGTTGAGTGATCCAGGGATTTCTCAGGAAACTACGGGAAATCTCGTATTGACTCATATCCCTGAGCTGTGTATCAACCACAGCTCAGGGTTTTTTTTTGTTGGCAACGATGGATACCTTGGGGCATTGAAGGGGTGGAAATGGCACGCGTATCAGGCCTGATCCTGACGTTGCTGTTGATCGTTGGAGCGACAGGTCTGCTGTCGGCGCCGGCGATGGCGATTGACACGATTAAAAGCTCCGCCTTGGAGCGAGGCGAGCACATTTTCTACAGCAACTGTGCGGCTTGTCACATGGGTGGCGGCAATGTGATCCGCGCTAACCG
Above is a genomic segment from Synechococcus sp. MU1643 containing:
- the hemE gene encoding uroporphyrinogen decarboxylase, whose protein sequence is MSDSLPLLLRAARGESVERPPVWMMRQAGRYMKIYRDLRDKYPSFRERSENPDLSYEISMQPFNAFKPDGVILFSDILTPLPGMGIDFDIIESKGPQIGDPIRSMAQVDALRPLNPAESMPFVGEVLGRLRQSVGNEAAVLGFVGAPWTLAAYVVEGKSSKNYAVIKAMAFREPEILHKLLDHFAESIANYLRYQIDSGAQVVQMFDSWAGQLSPADYDTFAAPYQRKVVDLVKQTHPDTPFILYISGSAGVIERMANTGVDIISLDWTVDMAEALARLPEHIGVQGNVDPGLLFGTPEAIEARIDDCVRKARGRKHILNLGHGILPGTPEENGEAFFRSGKSVMDRLGAAV
- a CDS encoding NAD(P)-dependent oxidoreductase encodes the protein MTRILVTGASGCVGQYVSRWLLDHSDAELLLWLRDPAKLTAVPADHPRIRLLVGDLRDTDRFAHELASVNRVIHTATAWGDPERAEQVNVVAVKKMLALLDPSKLEQIIYFSTASVLDRHLRPLPEALAYGTEYIQTKARCLRDLERHPLASKVVAVFPTLVFGGRVDGTSPFPTSYLTEGLAEASRWLWLARWLRVDASFHFIHAEDIARICGLFATRPHEPNREPGQGALRRVVMGQPAISVIDTVKTLCRWRGVARTPGIPLWPWLIETLIRVLPIEVNDWDRFSIRQRHFIHDPVTQPERFGGCSHAPDLATVLSDSGLPNRGTPRPARKVIAST
- the glgB gene encoding 1,4-alpha-glucan branching protein GlgB — protein: MGVAAVLDWMVQDGERLATCRHDHPFAVLGPQPSHQGWTVRMWMPEAQMVTLLQGGEEIAMTTPNHPWVFEAQLNRDPGCTYKVRVERGGIVHEQHDPWAFRGEWMGEMDRHLFAEGNHHHIWQKMGAHLTERDGFKGVMFCLWAPNALTVSVIGDLNSWDGRHHPMQKRLGGIWELFIPGLEEGHLYKYEIRTQDGHCYQKADPYGFQHEVRPDNSSVVACLGGFQWSDQGWMQKRDSSNALDQPISVYEMHLGSWIHASAEEPWIQPDGTPRPPVPAAEMKPGARLLTYAELADRLIPYVKERGFSHIEVMPITEHPFDGSWGYQVTGWYAPTSRYGTPDEFRAFVDRCHAEGIGVIIDWVPGHFPKDAHGLAFFDGAHLYEHSDPRIGEHKEWGTLIFNYSRNEVRNFLVANLIFWFEQFHIDGIRVDAVASMLYRDYLRPDGEWIPNENGGRENTEAVRFLQQANHVLFQHFPGALSIAEESTTWPMVTQPTDSGGLGFNLKWNMGWMHDMLDYFELDPWFRQFHQNNITFSIWYTYTENFMLALSHDEVVHGKSHLLHKMPGDDWQKYANTRALLSYMWTHPGKKTIFMGMEFGQRAEWNVWGDLQWDLLNYEPHKGIQRLVDDLNVLYKAEPALWRDDFVQFGFQWIDCNDNRHSVISFMRRESASGTWLVVVANFTPQSHSHYRVGVPLSGFYEEIFNSDAAKYGGSNLGNMGGKPTDEWGIHGYENSLDLCLPPLSLMVFKHDPKRSLSSSETDNIV
- a CDS encoding CocE/NonD family hydrolase, which gives rise to MSGETSGIVCRSAALTLSDGVVLQSRLWHPNREGPWPALLMRQPYGNRIASTVTYAHPSWWASHGFLVVVQDVRGQGESEGSFGGFGQETTDTSETHAWVRQLQECNGRLGVYGFSYQGLTQLTAAESAPPPDCTAPAMTGLDERRHWSCEGGAHWWHLGLGWGLQLAALQAQRRGDETAWLEIRRSLEEKRYLRDGLSLLRRHDPEGMALRWLQSDPNNDQQWMVHRPPESWLQRPMLLIGGWWDPHLVGLLDLWHRSKVAGGQPSLHIGPASHLEWWPETQHLMLQFFQQHLQNRLPQEPKPSHQLWNITQHQWDAIPAAGTSGPASWVLSSHGLACIDPSDGALVAYGKGEGSVVIVHDPWRPVPAIGGHLGITPGPADRMTVDQRSDVTTFTSAPLVDELLLSGQPLLLLTAEADQPGFDLCISLSRLPAEANRVEQLSTGIVRVRGEEALQPARRSVTLQPLHATLAKGDRLRISVAAAAWPAIGVNPGHDAVPCGAPSPEHRVVTLTLELADSTLQLNPFDSGRLTLD
- the petE gene encoding plastocyanin, which translates into the protein MRSVIRTIAAACCAFLMLIGLNVGSAQAATVEVKLGIDGGMLAFEPATVNINAGDTVKFVNNKLAPHNAVFEGHDEYSHSDLAFNPGEAWEETFATAGTYDFYCEPHRGAGMVGKVIVE